The Plasmodium relictum strain SGS1 genome assembly, contig: PRELSG_00_v1_21, whole genome shotgun sequence genome contains a region encoding:
- a CDS encoding PIR-like protein: MFNLSMTISYFLVLVWIFDYFCNISLWISNNNFKIIPYFKIGRTLAEKKKSLKTRVKRHAHSEEEKLNKWLEDKQSELLKKIENLHENNTCNNTDFIDWMHNKTNEMILKLNTYPFPNLKRIANDSWSVWEKLKQIFDDYFAYLKDKFSCRITQFNITDITDWMHNKSMNIVKDLNLNPNPDQKKNLNETYNLWNKVSIYVKNNIMKLQNNTMLNSSSANNNLSTPTESSPTSTSLSTPTPIERTSSHSSTLSPISTLPSTSSSIPTTSPTKSSMPILPSTSSSTFNISPTSSSTPTISPTKSSISILPSTSSSTLNISPTSSSTSILSPTSTSSYDDLTNSSTAVDSTDYSSSVAPLVITGDIDASTNGLTPLILEGRSSSTYSTACTGLLCGPTIAAISAPLAIVGVAFSLVLLYKYTPIGSLLGKNNINIRKKRKRTREKLVENTMDPPELLNETGESSPKRSRLSSFLRAFGFRYRSIFPFIDEDKTMR, translated from the exons atgttcaACCTCTCAATGACaatttcatattttcttGTTTTAGTTTGGATATTTGATTATTTTTGCAATATAAG TTTATGGATTagcaataataattttaaaataataccATATTTCAAAATAGGAAGAACATTagcagaaaaaaaaaaatctttaaaAACTAGAGTAAAAAGACATGCTCATAGTGAGGAagaaaaattgaataaaTGGTTGGAAGATAAACAAAGTGAATTACTTAAAAAGATAGAAAATCTGCATGAAAACAACACATGCAACAACACTGATTTTATTGATTGGATGCATAATAAAACTAACGAAATGATATTAAAGTTAAATACCTATCCTTTCCCTAATCTTAAGAGAATTGCAAATGATAGTTGGAGTGTTTgggaaaaattaaaacaaatttttGATGATTATTTTGCATATCTTAAAGATAAATTTTCATGTAGAATTACTCAATTTAATATTACAGATATTACTGATTGGATGCATAATAAAAGTATGAATATTGTAAAAGACTTGAATTTAAACCCTAATCCTgatcaaaagaaaaatttaaatgaaacaTATAATTTATGGAATAAAGTGTCAatatatgttaaaaataatataatgaaattacAAAATAATACAATGTTAAATAGTAGTTCtgcaaataataatttatcaaCCCCAACTGAGTCATCACCCACATCTACTTCATTAAGCACACCCACTCCAATTGAACGTACCTCATCACATTCATCCACTTTATCTCCCATATCTACTTTACCATCTACATCATCTTCCATACCTACTACATCACCCACAAAATCGTCGATGCCCATTTTACCATCTACATCATCTTCCACATTTAATATATCACCCACTTCATCTTCCACACCTACTATATCACCCACAAAATCGTCGATATCCATTTTACCATCTACATCATCTTCCACACTTAATATATCACCCACTTCATCTTCCACATCTATTTTATCACCTACGTCTACTTCATCATATGATGATTTAACTAATTCTTCTACTGCTGTAGATAGTACAGATTATTCTTCTTCTGTTGCACCTTTAGTTATAACTGGAGATATAGATGCATCTACAAATGGTTTAACTCCCTTAATTCTTGAAGGGAGAAGTAGTAGTACATATAGTACAGCATGCACAGGTTTACTATGTGGGCCAACAATTGCTGCCATATCCGCTCCTCTCGCTATTGTTGGAGTTGCATTTTCCTTAGTACTCCTTTATAAA TATACTCCTATTGGATCACTTCttggaaaaaataatataaatataaggaaaaaaagaaaaagaacaCGTGAAAAATTAGTGGAAAATACTATGGATCCTCCAGAACTTTTAAATGAAACAGGAGAAAGTAGTCCAAAGAGAAGCAGATTAAGTAGTTTTCTCAGAGCTTTTGGTTTTAGATATAGAAGTATATTTCCTTTCATAGATGAAGATAAAACAATGAGATGA